The following are encoded together in the Petrotoga mexicana DSM 14811 genome:
- a CDS encoding radical SAM protein, with protein MNFKYLYGPVPSRRLGRSLGVSPIPPKTCNFSCVYCQLGRTTNMTNKRQEFFNLQDILEEFDVYVKNDLSPFDFVTIVGEGEPLLYSRIGELIKSIKTYVDKPVAVITNGALLSEQKVREELNESDLVMPTLDAYDQRTLKRINRSHKSISFDSYVDGLISFSKNFKGKIWMEFMMVKGLNDDEESLRKIKEIFNRIIYDRLYINLPMRPPAEDWVTVPEKEKIELAQNILGGISLDFLEEEDFYSSIKDDLEAILSIIKRHPMNQHEIESFLDQRKCENKNEIFEKLEKNEYVEKVQYFGLNVYRLTSMRR; from the coding sequence ATGAATTTTAAATACTTATATGGTCCTGTACCTTCTCGAAGATTGGGAAGATCCTTAGGAGTAAGCCCAATACCTCCAAAAACTTGTAATTTTTCTTGTGTATACTGTCAGCTGGGAAGAACGACTAACATGACAAACAAAAGACAAGAATTTTTTAATTTACAAGATATTTTGGAAGAGTTTGATGTTTATGTTAAGAACGATCTATCCCCGTTTGATTTTGTAACCATAGTTGGTGAAGGCGAACCATTATTATACTCTAGAATTGGTGAACTAATAAAATCAATAAAAACTTATGTTGATAAACCTGTTGCTGTAATTACAAATGGGGCTCTACTTTCTGAACAAAAAGTAAGGGAAGAATTAAATGAGAGCGATCTCGTAATGCCAACGCTGGATGCATATGATCAAAGAACGCTTAAAAGAATAAACAGGTCTCATAAAAGTATATCTTTTGATTCGTACGTGGATGGATTGATAAGTTTTTCTAAAAACTTTAAAGGTAAAATCTGGATGGAATTTATGATGGTAAAAGGGCTAAATGATGATGAAGAATCTTTAAGGAAAATCAAAGAAATATTTAATAGAATAATTTATGATAGATTGTATATAAATTTACCAATGAGACCTCCAGCAGAAGATTGGGTAACAGTTCCAGAAAAAGAAAAAATTGAGCTAGCTCAAAATATCTTAGGAGGCATATCCCTTGATTTTTTAGAAGAAGAAGATTTTTACAGCTCGATAAAAGATGATTTGGAAGCTATTTTAAGTATAATAAAAAGACATCCGATGAATCAGCATGAAATTGAAAGTTTTTTAGATCAAAGAAAATGTGAAAATAAAAATGAGATTTTTGAAAAATTAGAAAAAAATGAATACGTTGAAAAAGTACAGTATTTTGGATTAAATGTGTATAGGTTAACATCTATGAGGAGGTAA
- a CDS encoding energy-coupling factor transporter transmembrane component T family protein, translated as MLLDNVALGRYVELDSLMHSLDPRGKLLGLFVLAGFAFSINSFYDVLIMSSYTLLLMLLSKLSLKYYMKSLKSIWFIVIFAFVIQLFTIGGNTLFRIGFIRITDTGLFNAAIITFRILFAVLLSSVLTLTTSPTSLAHALEDVLRWFFVPKRFAHEISMVMTIAIRFIPVIANEADRIMKAQLSRGANFDDRKFSGRIRGAISIIIPLLVSALRRAEDLSIAMEARGYNGWEGRTRFKQFNWEIKDTFFLISFSLVCFTIIFI; from the coding sequence ATGCTTTTGGATAATGTTGCCTTGGGAAGATACGTTGAATTAGACTCATTGATGCATTCACTGGACCCAAGGGGGAAGCTTTTAGGGTTGTTCGTTTTAGCAGGATTTGCTTTTTCTATAAACAGCTTTTACGATGTTTTAATTATGTCTTCATATACTTTGTTGTTGATGTTGTTATCTAAATTAAGTTTGAAATATTATATGAAATCCTTAAAATCAATATGGTTTATAGTTATCTTTGCTTTTGTAATTCAGTTATTCACAATAGGTGGGAACACACTTTTTAGGATCGGGTTTATCAGAATAACAGATACCGGTCTATTTAATGCCGCTATAATTACCTTCAGAATATTATTTGCGGTTTTGTTATCTTCTGTTCTCACGTTAACTACTTCTCCTACCTCTTTAGCTCATGCTCTTGAGGATGTCTTGAGATGGTTTTTTGTACCCAAAAGATTTGCTCATGAAATATCGATGGTAATGACGATAGCTATCAGATTCATCCCTGTAATTGCAAATGAAGCAGATCGTATAATGAAAGCACAATTAAGTCGTGGGGCAAACTTCGATGATAGAAAATTTTCTGGAAGAATTAGAGGGGCAATATCTATAATTATTCCTTTGTTGGTATCTGCCCTGAGAAGGGCTGAAGATTTGAGTATTGCTATGGAGGCAAGAGGATACAATGGTTGGGAAGGGAGAACAAGATTTAAGCAGTTTAATTGGGAAATAAAAGATACTTTTTTCCTCATTTCTTTTTCTTTAGTATGTTTCACTATCATTTTTATTTAA